The following are encoded in a window of Drosophila simulans strain w501 chromosome 3L, Prin_Dsim_3.1, whole genome shotgun sequence genomic DNA:
- the LOC27208746 gene encoding uncharacterized protein LOC27208746, protein MALINAYRRRIKRVNSQPLNGHKIRSRGRSEIVGPTNQSTSLRTNLILLFPSHEIKPGNNETQSGSQAISMRAFIGRAKELATHKTQNPEPKPTVNLPPSSPPAPHLKALPSRQHSLYNHLTQR, encoded by the coding sequence ATGGCGCTAATAAATGCTTATCGAAGACGCATAAAGCGAGTAAATTCGCAGCCATTAAACGGGCATAAAATTCGAAGCCGGGGCCGAAGCGAAATTGTGGGGCCGACAAATCAAAGTACAAGCCTCAGGACCAACCTCATTCTCCTATTTCCCAGCCATGAAATAAAACCAGGCAACAATGAAACCCAAAGCGGCTCCCAAGCGATTTCGATGCGGGCATTCATCGGTCGAGCCAAGGAATTGGCCACCCACAAGACCCAAAACCCAGAACCCAAACCAACAGTGAACCTTCCACCCTCGTCACCTCCAGCACCCCATTTAAAGGCCCTTCCTTCGAGGCAACACTCGCTATATAACCATCTTACCCAACGTTGA